Proteins from one Armatimonadota bacterium genomic window:
- a CDS encoding ankyrin repeat domain-containing protein has product MLSRWQVTTLGIAVCLVTGFVALVVCRAASDVSLDLAIATGATGDVRADLAARSSFGLVWLPFDRDWPAEAARRGQPQIALLLLAHGGSAGDALEAAAQYGKWPVAAAVLATRYRIERSALRFCLWRAMAARRHDIVSALLGRGLPADTAQSGEPAICAAAFIGDTESIKLLHKYGASASSVTRSGESALMACTAGSVSESFGVSAQNQIAAARLLLSLGASAAARDRSGHTALQRALRQYGAAPGMGAAKEAPSEFLQPRRAAEYAGWKRHRAKRGDG; this is encoded by the coding sequence GTGCTCTCCAGATGGCAGGTGACGACGCTCGGTATCGCGGTATGCCTGGTCACAGGATTTGTTGCCCTCGTAGTCTGTCGTGCGGCCAGCGACGTCTCGCTTGATTTGGCAATTGCAACAGGGGCGACAGGCGACGTGCGGGCGGATCTGGCGGCCCGCTCGTCCTTCGGTCTTGTCTGGCTGCCGTTTGATAGGGATTGGCCAGCGGAAGCTGCCCGCCGCGGCCAGCCTCAGATTGCGCTGCTGTTGCTCGCCCACGGCGGAAGCGCCGGCGATGCCTTGGAAGCTGCGGCACAATACGGCAAATGGCCGGTTGCGGCCGCGGTCCTTGCCACGCGATATCGGATAGAGCGGAGTGCGCTTCGATTCTGCCTCTGGCGCGCCATGGCCGCCCGACGCCACGACATCGTATCAGCGCTGCTTGGCCGCGGCCTTCCAGCAGACACCGCCCAATCTGGCGAGCCGGCGATTTGCGCGGCCGCGTTTATAGGCGATACGGAGTCCATCAAGCTGCTCCACAAATATGGTGCGTCGGCCAGCAGCGTGACCCGCAGCGGCGAGTCCGCACTGATGGCCTGCACGGCAGGCTCCGTTTCCGAGAGCTTTGGCGTGAGCGCCCAGAACCAGATTGCCGCGGCGCGCCTGCTGTTGTCGCTGGGAGCGTCGGCAGCAGCGCGTGATCGATCCGGCCATACGGCGCTGCAGCGCGCCCTCCGTCAGTATGGCGCCGCGCCAGGTATGGGCGCTGCTAAAGAAGCGCCATCGGAATTCCTGCAGCCGAGGCGCGCCGCCGAATACGCCGGTTGGAAGCGGCACAGAGCGAAGCGCGGTGACGGATGA
- a CDS encoding beta-lactamase family protein has product MKPISSLPISRRSLLTGTAALAALPSAAQSTSMVTTGAHNPALDSFDRTMISFMRKRSIPGGQLAVTRYGRLVYARGYGFADLERRTPVQPQSLFRIASITKPFTAVAIMTLVQDPRFRLRLDDPAFPMIPLNRKVADPRLNTITIRQLLHHTGGFDRDKSGDPMFRPLEIAAAEGTPAPADQWAIIRWMAGRPLDFDPGTRFAYSNFGYCVLGRVIEAVTAMRYVDYVSKFVLQPMAVRGMRMGRTRLPDRARGEVRYYQPNARPVPSIFPQDHGELVSVCYGAWNLEAMDSHGAWLASAPALVRFAAQLDFPSQPPLLAPHTAATLYEPPAAPIKPEGGAWYGCGWEVRPVGDRGKANTWHNGSLDGTNTWLVRRWDGLAWAALFNQRDTGNGLSDGEIDANLHPAADAVTHWPDYDLFQTGR; this is encoded by the coding sequence ATGAAGCCAATCAGCAGCTTACCAATCTCCCGCCGGTCGCTGCTCACTGGGACTGCCGCACTCGCAGCTTTGCCGTCCGCCGCACAGAGCACGTCCATGGTAACCACCGGCGCTCATAACCCCGCTCTCGATAGCTTCGACCGCACGATGATCAGCTTCATGCGCAAGCGCTCGATTCCCGGCGGACAGCTGGCTGTGACGCGGTACGGCCGGCTCGTCTATGCCCGCGGATACGGCTTTGCCGATTTGGAGCGTCGTACACCGGTTCAGCCGCAGTCGCTGTTTCGGATCGCCAGCATTACCAAACCCTTTACAGCCGTGGCCATCATGACGCTGGTTCAGGATCCACGATTTCGCCTCCGCCTGGATGATCCCGCATTCCCAATGATCCCGCTGAACCGCAAGGTCGCGGATCCGCGCCTCAACACGATCACCATCCGTCAGCTTCTCCACCACACAGGGGGTTTCGACCGGGATAAATCGGGCGACCCCATGTTCCGCCCGTTGGAGATCGCTGCGGCGGAGGGAACGCCCGCGCCGGCGGACCAGTGGGCGATCATCCGCTGGATGGCGGGCCGCCCGCTCGATTTTGATCCTGGAACGCGCTTCGCGTACTCCAACTTCGGCTACTGCGTACTGGGCCGCGTCATCGAAGCCGTGACCGCGATGCGCTATGTGGACTACGTCAGCAAGTTTGTGCTGCAACCTATGGCCGTCCGGGGCATGCGGATGGGCCGGACGCGTTTGCCGGATCGTGCCCGTGGTGAAGTCCGTTACTACCAGCCCAACGCCCGTCCGGTCCCATCGATATTCCCACAAGACCATGGAGAGCTGGTCAGCGTATGCTATGGCGCCTGGAACCTCGAGGCGATGGATTCGCACGGCGCTTGGCTCGCATCGGCTCCCGCTCTAGTGCGGTTCGCCGCCCAGCTCGACTTTCCTTCGCAGCCGCCGTTGCTCGCCCCGCACACTGCCGCCACGCTTTACGAGCCGCCGGCCGCGCCGATAAAACCGGAGGGCGGCGCCTGGTATGGCTGTGGCTGGGAAGTCCGGCCTGTGGGCGATCGCGGTAAGGCCAACACCTGGCACAACGGCTCGCTGGATGGAACCAACACGTGGCTGGTGCGACGCTGGGATGGGCTGGCATGGGCCGCGCTGTTCAATCAGCGTGATACTGGCAACGGCCTCTCAGATGGCGAAATCGACGCCAATCTTCACCCAGCGGCTGACGCCGTTACGCACTGGCCCGACTACGATCTGTTTCAGACAGGCCGGTGA
- a CDS encoding RHS repeat-associated core domain-containing protein — protein MAAQQRPCAGLGSQYGYYSDSETGLQLLGYRYYDPAEGRFVNRDPIGMAGGVNVYGYVGNDAGNGADPEGLVRIWRIGKGTIPSHFDIQFSPQDPWPGNPLGGDWHKAFDPIARIIGISMPEPTPPSFGFWPGNGRWLPLLWGKGQVESPDPDAPANPDGPQKGNTPVTPEVHDPGFCMRLYGECVGQMRNPPPYSFIYLPGGGNCGDWAARMWRGAKLTPPPVPRPWWVNLLPITIRPRGGGMIC, from the coding sequence GTGGCTGCCCAACAGCGTCCTTGTGCCGGCTTAGGCTCGCAATATGGGTACTATAGCGACAGCGAAACCGGCCTGCAGCTGCTGGGTTACCGGTACTACGATCCGGCAGAGGGCCGGTTTGTAAACCGTGACCCCATCGGCATGGCCGGCGGGGTGAATGTTTATGGTTATGTGGGGAATGATGCGGGGAATGGGGCGGATCCGGAAGGATTGGTCAGAATATGGCGGATTGGCAAGGGAACCATACCCAGCCATTTCGATATTCAGTTTAGCCCGCAGGATCCGTGGCCTGGTAACCCGTTGGGCGGCGACTGGCACAAAGCGTTCGACCCGATTGCGAGGATTATTGGTATATCGATGCCCGAACCAACGCCGCCCTCCTTCGGATTTTGGCCCGGGAATGGAAGGTGGCTTCCGCTCCTTTGGGGCAAAGGTCAAGTCGAGTCGCCGGATCCGGACGCGCCAGCTAACCCGGACGGCCCACAAAAAGGTAACACGCCAGTTACGCCCGAAGTCCACGACCCCGGGTTCTGCATGCGGCTCTACGGCGAGTGCGTGGGCCAGATGAGGAACCCGCCGCCGTATTCGTTCATCTACCTGCCGGGAGGAGGCAATTGCGGTGATTGGGCTGCGCGAATGTGGCGCGGGGCAAAGCTGACCCCGCCGCCCGTGCCGCGCCCGTGGTGGGTGAACCTGCTGCCGATAACCATCCGCCCTCGCGGCGGCGGTATGATCTGTTGA
- a CDS encoding DUF1549 domain-containing protein — MNLSARSQIGPLALAALLAVPAGALAGPARPAKVRRAAHPRSAILSITAVPATIALTGPRADAHYIVMARLGTGALLDVTSRARPLFQGKAVAGISSTTAGLLTPIRDGVSTLVLKLGAHTAHVRVTVTGATANTPVSFSNEVEPVLTRIGCNQGACHGAQFGQSGFKLSLFGTDHYLDYDSITRQARGRRVSLTQPDQSLILLKPTMTVPHGGGRRLIPGSSDYKLVAQWIREGAPPPLPTDPDVESLTVLPAQRLFTLPMQQQHLVVLARYTDGTVRDVTDQAVFTSLNDAIASCSPSAVVTAAGRGQTAVMVRYGGQAAVTTCMLPYSSSRIAARQTFPPDDFIDRLAAQKQAELGLVPSPLCSDRTFIRRVSFDLIGTAPRQSEVAAFVADPRPDKRSRLIDSLLRRPEYADYWVVKWGDLLRCNRTTLGVKGMWSFHNWIHRQLAKNVPMDQFVRSMLLAQGSTYTDGPANFYRVSTDPESCAETTSQVFLGVRLQCARCHHHPFEKWSQDDYYQFSAFFARVGRKGSADFGIFGNDQVIKVDDHGQVRNPADGKVMEPEALGVVTAALPDGKMPDPDSGGDRRVALANWVTSPTNPLLARNLANRYWAYMMGQGLVNPIDDQRTTNPPSNPALLNALAGYLVSHNFNIKALLRVICNSEAYQRSSQATVANSGDSTFYTHYVPKRLPAEPLLDAVDYACGSTEHFPTLPSGMRAIDLPDPNISSDFLDVFGRPQRVIACECERNVDPNLSQALTLMNGDVVNRKVEARNGRIPGLIREGASDNDILNQLYQAALARPPTARERDIALGFVAFSPDRQGVFQDILLSLLNSKEFLFNH, encoded by the coding sequence ATGAACCTTTCGGCAAGATCGCAAATTGGGCCACTGGCGCTTGCAGCTCTGCTGGCCGTTCCCGCTGGGGCGTTGGCCGGGCCGGCCCGGCCTGCCAAAGTGCGCCGGGCCGCTCATCCGCGGTCGGCAATCCTTTCCATCACCGCTGTACCGGCCACAATCGCGCTAACCGGGCCGCGGGCCGATGCGCACTATATCGTCATGGCGCGGCTGGGTACCGGCGCACTTTTGGACGTCACCTCCCGGGCCAGGCCGTTGTTCCAGGGCAAGGCTGTTGCCGGCATCAGCTCAACGACGGCGGGCTTGCTGACGCCGATCCGCGATGGCGTCTCCACGCTTGTGCTAAAACTTGGCGCGCACACGGCCCATGTGCGCGTCACTGTTACCGGCGCCACCGCCAACACACCCGTGAGCTTTAGTAACGAGGTTGAGCCCGTACTCACACGCATCGGCTGCAACCAGGGCGCCTGTCATGGCGCGCAATTCGGACAGTCGGGCTTCAAACTATCGCTCTTCGGTACCGACCACTATCTGGATTACGACTCGATCACCCGCCAGGCGCGCGGGCGGCGAGTGAGCCTTACGCAGCCGGACCAGAGTCTCATTCTTCTCAAGCCGACGATGACCGTTCCGCACGGAGGCGGGCGGAGGCTTATCCCCGGATCGTCCGACTACAAGCTGGTGGCGCAGTGGATCCGTGAGGGAGCGCCGCCGCCGCTGCCGACGGATCCGGACGTCGAATCGCTGACCGTGCTGCCGGCGCAGCGACTCTTCACCCTACCCATGCAGCAGCAGCATCTGGTGGTGCTAGCCCGCTACACGGATGGTACGGTGCGCGATGTTACAGATCAGGCGGTTTTTACGTCGCTCAACGACGCCATTGCATCGTGCTCGCCATCGGCCGTGGTTACCGCTGCAGGACGTGGCCAAACCGCCGTGATGGTGCGCTATGGAGGCCAGGCCGCTGTAACAACCTGCATGCTTCCATACAGTTCCTCCCGCATTGCAGCGCGCCAGACCTTTCCTCCGGACGATTTCATCGACCGCCTCGCAGCGCAGAAGCAGGCGGAACTCGGCCTTGTGCCGTCACCGCTATGCAGCGACCGTACGTTTATCCGGCGCGTTTCGTTCGATCTCATCGGCACTGCGCCCCGCCAAAGCGAAGTTGCGGCGTTCGTTGCCGATCCGCGTCCCGATAAGAGGTCGCGCCTGATCGACTCCCTTTTGAGGCGACCGGAATACGCGGACTACTGGGTGGTGAAGTGGGGCGACCTCCTGCGGTGCAATCGCACCACACTGGGCGTGAAGGGCATGTGGAGTTTCCACAACTGGATCCATCGCCAGCTTGCCAAAAACGTGCCGATGGATCAGTTTGTCCGATCGATGCTCCTCGCGCAGGGCAGCACATATACCGATGGTCCCGCCAACTTCTACCGCGTCTCCACCGATCCCGAGTCGTGCGCCGAAACCACCTCTCAGGTCTTTCTTGGCGTTCGTCTGCAGTGCGCACGCTGTCACCACCACCCGTTTGAGAAGTGGAGTCAGGACGATTACTATCAGTTCTCGGCCTTCTTTGCCCGTGTTGGGCGCAAAGGCAGCGCAGACTTTGGCATTTTCGGAAACGACCAGGTGATCAAGGTCGATGACCACGGGCAGGTGCGCAATCCTGCCGATGGCAAAGTGATGGAGCCCGAGGCGCTTGGCGTGGTCACCGCCGCGCTGCCGGATGGCAAAATGCCCGATCCGGATTCCGGTGGCGACCGAAGAGTAGCGTTGGCCAACTGGGTTACCAGCCCCACAAATCCACTGCTGGCGCGAAACCTGGCGAACCGATATTGGGCATACATGATGGGCCAGGGACTGGTAAATCCAATCGATGACCAGCGCACCACCAACCCTCCCAGCAATCCGGCGCTCCTGAATGCCCTGGCCGGCTACCTCGTCAGCCACAACTTCAACATCAAGGCGCTTCTGCGCGTCATCTGCAACTCGGAAGCATACCAGCGCAGTTCTCAGGCTACTGTCGCAAACAGTGGAGATAGTACTTTCTACACCCACTACGTACCAAAGCGCCTGCCTGCAGAGCCGCTTCTGGACGCCGTCGATTACGCGTGCGGATCCACCGAACACTTTCCGACGCTGCCATCGGGTATGCGCGCCATCGATCTTCCCGACCCCAATATCAGTAGCGACTTTCTGGATGTGTTTGGTCGCCCGCAACGCGTCATCGCCTGCGAATGCGAGCGGAACGTGGATCCCAACCTCTCGCAGGCTCTTACCCTGATGAACGGCGACGTAGTGAACCGTAAGGTGGAGGCCAGAAATGGTCGCATCCCGGGGCTGATCCGCGAAGGCGCTTCCGACAACGACATACTTAACCAGCTGTATCAGGCTGCGCTCGCCCGTCCGCCGACTGCGCGCGAACGTGATATCGCGCTCGGCTTCGTGGCATTTTCACCCGACCGCCAGGGAGTGTTTCAGGATATCCTGCTCTCCCTGCTCAACAGCAAGGAGTTCCTGTTCAATCACTGA
- a CDS encoding aldo/keto reductase family protein yields MEYRRLGSSGLEVSEVCLGSWLTYGAAVETGTAHACMTRAWELGINFFDTANVYARGEAEKSVGAAIRNWPRDQIVVATKVFFPMSDGPLPNNRGLSRKHIFEQCERSLKRLGLDYIDLYQCHRYDTGTPLEETLRALDDLVRQGKVLYTGFSMWSPAQIARAVEMQRSAGLHPFISSQPYYNMLGREIEREVVPVCDAAGIGQIVFSPLAQGVLTGKYRKGQPPPAGSRATDERQNMFFNPGMLSDETLGKVEELGKIAKSLDLSMAQLALAWCLRLSSVSSVIIGASRPEQVEDNAGAAGRKLSADAQEAIENVLTG; encoded by the coding sequence ATGGAGTACAGGCGACTGGGCAGTTCCGGGCTTGAAGTCTCCGAGGTATGCCTGGGCAGTTGGCTCACCTATGGCGCGGCGGTGGAGACCGGCACGGCGCATGCCTGCATGACCCGCGCCTGGGAGCTCGGCATCAATTTTTTTGATACGGCAAACGTCTACGCCCGGGGCGAGGCGGAGAAATCGGTCGGCGCCGCGATACGGAACTGGCCCCGCGATCAGATTGTTGTCGCCACCAAGGTCTTCTTTCCGATGAGTGATGGGCCTCTGCCAAACAACCGTGGCCTTTCACGGAAGCACATCTTCGAACAGTGCGAGCGCAGCCTCAAACGGCTGGGCCTCGATTACATCGACCTCTATCAGTGTCACCGGTACGATACCGGGACGCCGCTGGAGGAGACCCTTCGAGCGCTGGACGACCTGGTGCGCCAGGGAAAGGTTCTCTACACCGGATTCAGTATGTGGTCGCCCGCCCAAATTGCGCGCGCTGTGGAGATGCAGCGCAGCGCCGGGCTGCATCCCTTTATATCCAGCCAGCCTTACTACAACATGCTGGGGCGTGAGATCGAGCGCGAGGTCGTTCCCGTCTGTGATGCCGCGGGCATCGGCCAGATCGTCTTCTCGCCGCTGGCGCAGGGAGTGCTTACCGGCAAGTACCGCAAAGGTCAACCGCCGCCCGCCGGCAGCCGTGCGACGGACGAGCGGCAGAATATGTTCTTCAACCCCGGCATGCTCTCGGACGAAACGCTTGGCAAGGTGGAAGAGCTTGGGAAGATCGCAAAGAGCCTGGACCTTTCGATGGCTCAGCTGGCGTTGGCGTGGTGTCTGCGCCTCAGCAGCGTCAGCAGCGTCATCATCGGCGCCAGTCGCCCAGAGCAGGTGGAAGACAACGCCGGAGCCGCCGGCAGGAAGCTCTCCGCCGACGCTCAGGAAGCCATCGAGAACGTGCTCACCGGCTAG
- a CDS encoding RHS repeat-associated core domain-containing protein, whose amino-acid sequence MTAYGTALTAGYTIDGLRAWKTNSSGTTYFLYDGITPICEIDSTGAVSAVNTFGPTGLLSRRAGTSSIFYAFDPQGNPAEEVNSIDTLLASFAFDAFGSRSISGTATDPYSGFGAQYGYYSDTETGLQLLGYRYYDPAQGRFVNRDPIGMAGGVNVYGYVGNDAPVLADGRGTQAEDLEPDEDLGGDGPGAEDGGGGLDYDPRPRWADLPGYDPLHELFPNLFPDPPKRREGWRPPFIPRLPDGTVPDPNDPDTPPFPGMHRGQPDKDGKAPRRWIIENPNNGDRLTLFPDGDGGFHAEEPHWDACFRIDGNWWKGWILPDGGWVWHEGSWRPDE is encoded by the coding sequence ATGACCGCGTACGGCACGGCGCTCACGGCTGGCTATACCATTGATGGCCTGCGAGCGTGGAAGACCAACTCCTCCGGAACCACGTACTTTCTCTACGACGGCATAACGCCGATCTGCGAAATCGACAGTACCGGTGCGGTCAGCGCGGTAAACACCTTCGGCCCCACCGGTCTGCTCTCACGCCGCGCAGGTACGTCAAGTATCTTCTACGCCTTCGATCCGCAGGGCAATCCGGCCGAAGAGGTCAACTCCATCGACACCCTCCTTGCCTCCTTCGCTTTCGACGCCTTCGGCAGCCGCTCCATCTCCGGTACGGCCACCGATCCGTACTCCGGCTTCGGAGCGCAATATGGGTACTATAGCGACACAGAAACCGGCCTGCAGCTGCTCGGCTACCGGTACTACGACCCGGCGCAGGGCCGGTTTGTAAACCGTGACCCCATCGGCATGGCCGGCGGGGTGAATGTTTATGGTTATGTGGGGAATGATGCGCCGGTCTTGGCGGACGGCCGGGGAACGCAGGCCGAGGATCTTGAGCCCGATGAGGACCTGGGCGGGGACGGCCCGGGAGCAGAGGATGGCGGTGGCGGGCTGGATTACGATCCGCGTCCTCGCTGGGCGGACCTGCCGGGCTACGACCCGCTTCACGAACTTTTCCCGAACCTTTTTCCTGATCCCCCGAAACGCCGGGAAGGGTGGCGACCGCCGTTCATACCGCGTCTGCCAGACGGTACAGTGCCCGACCCGAACGACCCTGACACACCGCCGTTTCCTGGCATGCACCGCGGCCAGCCGGACAAGGATGGGAAGGCGCCGCGCAGGTGGATAATCGAAAACCCGAACAACGGCGACAGGCTGACCTTGTTTCCCGATGGTGACGGCGGGTTTCACGCAGAGGAGCCCCACTGGGACGCCTGCTTCCGTATCGATGGCAATTGGTGGAAAGGCTGGATACTTCCGGACGGGGGATGGGTGTGGCACGAAGGCAGCTGGCGGCCGGATGAATAA
- a CDS encoding DUF1501 domain-containing protein, protein MFDIELGRHIDCDGVSRRDFLRVGAISAFGLTLPAVLQAGASAAPGPGKSARDTACILLWMGGGPSHMDTFDPKPDAPVQYRGAFGAINTNVKGIQITEHLPKLAQQADKFSILRSVTSNDGNHETATEYLLSGYPFSPAIDYPAYGSVIAREKGSQQDLPPYVLFGGLPFNHGGAGYIGGQYNPFMINGDPANKYFKVENITPPSGVDQARMDRRHSLAMALDDWQRNKETAAPAVRTMDVFDEKAYALITSPAAKKAFNLQAESPDLRAKYGHTQFGQSCLLARRLVESGVRCVTVNYGGWDTHQNNFESLKNGLLPTLDMGYSALLQDLHDRGMLDSTVVLWMGEFGRTPQVNGAAGRDHWPGVLSVCLGGGGARTGQVVGASSKLGETPDVRPIRVEDVAATIYKLMGVDFQKQYMSPQQRPIAINYGGTPISELC, encoded by the coding sequence ATGTTTGATATAGAGCTGGGCCGACACATCGACTGCGACGGTGTTTCACGCCGCGACTTTCTGAGGGTAGGCGCCATTTCGGCGTTTGGACTTACATTGCCGGCTGTTTTGCAAGCCGGTGCTTCCGCAGCGCCCGGTCCAGGCAAATCGGCGCGCGATACCGCCTGCATTCTGCTATGGATGGGCGGCGGTCCCAGCCATATGGATACATTCGATCCAAAGCCGGACGCGCCGGTTCAATACCGCGGAGCGTTCGGTGCGATCAATACGAATGTCAAAGGCATTCAGATCACAGAACACCTGCCGAAGCTGGCGCAGCAAGCTGACAAATTCTCGATCCTTCGGTCGGTTACCTCAAACGACGGCAACCACGAGACGGCAACGGAGTATCTGCTGAGCGGTTACCCCTTCAGCCCGGCCATCGATTATCCGGCATACGGATCGGTGATCGCGCGCGAAAAGGGGTCGCAGCAGGACCTGCCGCCTTACGTGCTCTTCGGCGGTCTGCCGTTCAATCACGGTGGCGCCGGATATATTGGCGGACAGTACAACCCGTTTATGATCAACGGCGACCCGGCCAATAAGTACTTCAAGGTTGAAAACATCACGCCGCCCAGCGGAGTGGATCAGGCTCGTATGGATCGCCGCCACAGCCTGGCCATGGCGCTGGACGACTGGCAGCGGAACAAGGAGACCGCGGCGCCCGCTGTTCGCACCATGGATGTGTTTGACGAGAAGGCCTACGCACTCATCACGTCGCCAGCAGCGAAAAAGGCCTTCAACCTGCAGGCAGAATCGCCGGATCTCCGCGCGAAATACGGCCATACGCAGTTCGGGCAGTCGTGCCTGCTCGCGCGGCGGCTGGTGGAATCGGGCGTACGGTGCGTCACGGTGAACTACGGCGGTTGGGACACGCACCAGAACAACTTCGAGTCGCTTAAGAATGGTCTGCTTCCAACGCTGGATATGGGCTATTCGGCGCTGCTTCAGGATCTCCACGATCGCGGCATGCTCGACTCCACGGTGGTGCTGTGGATGGGCGAGTTTGGAAGGACGCCGCAGGTGAATGGCGCGGCCGGCCGCGATCACTGGCCTGGCGTCCTCAGCGTCTGTCTGGGCGGAGGTGGCGCGCGCACGGGGCAGGTGGTCGGCGCCTCCAGCAAACTGGGCGAAACTCCCGATGTCCGCCCGATTCGCGTGGAAGATGTCGCTGCTACCATCTACAAGCTGATGGGCGTCGATTTCCAGAAACAGTACATGTCGCCGCAGCAGAGGCCCATCGCCATCAACTACGGTGGCACGCCGATTTCCGAACTCTGCTGA